In Antechinus flavipes isolate AdamAnt ecotype Samford, QLD, Australia chromosome 6, AdamAnt_v2, whole genome shotgun sequence, the sequence agataaagagaaaaagacagacataaATAAGAGGAGAGAcacgacagagacagagaggaagagagagactgagaaacatagagaaaacagaaaaacaaaaacagagaaagaaatgagacacagaggagagagacagagatagagaaaaattagagagagGCAAGACaagacagataaagaaaaagagagacagagaggagaaagacaagacagaaacagagaggaagagagagactgagagacacaaagaagacagagaaacagacaaacaggtagaaatgagagacagaggaagagagagacagagagacagaaatgagagccagagagagcccaatgagagagacagacagaatgcTTTAGACTGTGTGTTGGAGACAGTCTCATGTTGGAGccatttcccctccccttcttcctgaAGCCAGATATTTTGGTCTCTGTGTCTTCTTCCAAACCACAGTCTCCTAAAGGGGACTCCACCAGGCAAATCCCAGCCTCTGACCAGACTTTGCCCTCTCCTTTCCCTACTCCAGGTCTtcctgcccctcccctcccctcccctctcatcCCTTCCCCATCCCACTCCTTTCCCAGAAGGCAGGCTTTGCTCTTGCTCCACACAAGCTATTAATCTGGATTATGCAACCCTGGCTTGGCCACAGAAAAAAACTCCCAGGTTACCAACCGTCCTTTTGATGCCCAAGGGAGGGACCATAACTTCCGGGAAATTGAGATCCCGCTGGGGTGGGGATGGCCGTGGGGTGATCCAGCTGGCCCCGGGACAGAGAAGGGAGCAGGAAACTTTCCTGGGGAATTTCCCTTCGCTGTCCCAGGCACGAAGGCTGTGGGTCCACTCCTGGCTTCCCGGGCCCTGAGCCTTCTCTTCCCCCAGGTGGGTGATGCCCTTCCATCCGTGGAGGTATTTGAGGGAGATCCAGGCAAGAAAGTGAACTTGGCAGAGCTGTTCAAAGGCAAGAAGGGGGTGCTCTTTGGGGTTCCTGGAGCTTTCACGCCAGGCTGTTCCAAGGTAAAGAAATGATGCTTAACAGGACCTCGCTGTGTTAGGGTGAAATGAGCTCTCTTTGGGGGCCCTTATCATCCCTTATTTTGGGCACTGGGGAAGTACGGGTTAGAGAAGCAGCCCTTTCCCACTCTCTTGAGTGAAGAGTGACAGCATTTTGGGGTCCTTGGAAGCTCCAAGGGGAAATGAAGGAGGACTTGGggagcctgggggagggggagaaggcaaGGTCAGAAAGGCTGCTAACCCCTGTGCTCTGGTTCCCAGACCCACCTGCCTGGATTTGTGGAGCAGGCTGAAGCCCTGAAGGCCAAGGGGGCCGAGGTGGTGGCCTGTCTCACTGTCAACGATGTCTTTGTGGTCAGTGAGTGGGGCCTGTCACAAAAGGCTGCAGGGAAGGTGAGGCCCTGGGGGAGGGGACGCGGGCTGGGGAGGACTCATTGAGAGGAGGGTCGGCGGAGGAGGctgacccccccccccacttgTGCTTCTATCTCCAGGTTCGGCTTCTGGCTGACCCCACGGGGGCCTTTGGGAAGGTGAGTCTTTGCTGTCACTTTTGGGGACCAACTTGGGAAAGGGGGGCAGCCACCACAGCTGGGGGTCCCTGAGGCCTGGCTCGGGGCGGGGAGAGGCAGGAGGGAGTCAGACGGAGGGGGGGCCATCCCAGTTGGGTCACTTCCTAGCTCCGATTCCTTTTCCTCCTGGGGCCTGTGAAATGACAGGGCTGCACTAAAGCTCCCCAAAGCCGCCAAGTGCTTGGGGTGGGGTCCGAGCGGTGACCTTCCTTGGTGACCTTGACCTCTCTCCCCGCTCCCTGTCCTAGGCGGCAGAGCTGCTCCTGGATGACTCCCTCGTGCCCCTGTTTGGGAACCATCGTCTGAAGAGGTGAGCGCTCCGGAGCCCTCTATGGGCagtcccccttcccctccccccatgtgCCCCTAGGCGTCCCCTGACCCCTGTGACCATCTGCAGGTTCTCCATGGTGGTGCAGGATGGCGTTGTGAAAGCCCTGAACGTGGAGCCAGACGGCACAGGTCTCACCTGCAGCCTCGCCCCCAACCTCCTGTCGCAGCTCTGAAGCCTGAGCCCAGGGAGACAGCGCCAGCTGGCGTCCGAGCCCCCGCCTCTGGGGGCCCCTCTTGAGGCTCGCAATAAAACATGTCTGTTCGCTGACTCTCGGTCTCCTTTCTGCTGGGGGCCATCTCAGGGCCTGCCCTCTGGGGGGGTTACACTCTGCAGGAGACAATGGCCAGCCAGTCTCCTACGCGGACACGTCCATAGGTCATAGACAGCACAAGGGATGGCGCAGGCCCAAGGGGACAAGTCTCCTCTTGGCGTGGGCGACCAGGGTGGGCTCTGGGGAGACCAGTCTCAGGTGGATCTGGCGTCACCAGAGCGCCTGCGGTGGGGGCGAGCTTCCTCCCATGGCCATCCATCCTCCGCCATTGCTTGAGTCTGGACTCGGCCTCCctcggttctctctctggaggtggaggCCATTTTTCACCACAGATCCTTCAGAATGGGCTTGGATCATCGCGTTAATCACGATGGCTCCGTCATTCGCGATTGGTCACAGTGCCCCATTGCTGTTTCTGTGCCGTTCTGGTTCCGCTCGCCTCACTTTATGTCGGTACACACACGtctcccaggtttttctgaacatCTCCCTCCTCACGTCTGATATTCCATCAACCTGTTCGCCGTTCCCCGATGGATGGACGTCCCCTCAATTTCCAGGCCTCTGCCGCCACGAAAAGAATTGCTAGAAAGATTTTTGTACgtttaggtccttttcctttcactctttgggatacagacctggtCGCGCTCTTGCTGGCTCCCAAGTTTATAGCCCTTAGGACAGTCCCAagttattctccagaatggttgagccAATTCATGGCTGCACCCACAGGGCCTCAATGTGCCCGATTCCCCACAGCCTCTCCACCAATAGTCACTTTCCTTATTCTTTGGTCATTTTTGTcaatctgtaaagcactttgcaaaccttaaatctcTATATAAGTACCTGAGATTATTCTTTTAATATccttgggaaagattgaaggccaAAGGAGAAGGGGGCGGCAGAGGATGAGAGGGAGAGACGGAGTCATGGAAACAACAAACGTAAACCGGGAGACAATGGAGGACTTAGTGTGCTGTGGTTAAGAGGAGTCAGACAGGATCCCGCCACTGAACAACCAGCAACAGAACACTTTTAATTGGGAGGTGGTGGATTGAGAAGCAGCGTGCCTGGGGGTGGATTTATTTTGGAGTCTGTATGCTGCTGAAACCACAAGTTTTGTCCATGATAATATGATACTATTAAGGTTGAGAATTATATCAGTTATTTAGGTGATTGTTCTTCCCTCCCATGACTTTGTGAGTTGAAGGTCATCCTGGGTGGGAGCACGGTGCCTTTCAGGGGCCATCACCGGCTGTCTTGACTCTTCCTTGCCATTGGGCACCAAGAACTCTGGACTAGGTGTTCCACGAGCCTCCATGAGCCTCACCTTTGTCGGCAGAAGGGCCCCAGTTAGGATTGCTGCCGAGCCAGGCTAGGTCCGCTCTGATCCCTGGCTCTGCTTCTCAGTGAACTTAAGTGT encodes:
- the PRDX5 gene encoding peroxiredoxin-5, mitochondrial is translated as MGLAGLLALGRRAGPALKGASGAATAAQSFSGASVRTLRSAPAAMAPIKVGDALPSVEVFEGDPGKKVNLAELFKGKKGVLFGVPGAFTPGCSKTHLPGFVEQAEALKAKGAEVVACLTVNDVFVVSEWGLSQKAAGKVRLLADPTGAFGKAAELLLDDSLVPLFGNHRLKRFSMVVQDGVVKALNVEPDGTGLTCSLAPNLLSQL